A single Tenacibaculum sp. Bg11-29 DNA region contains:
- a CDS encoding substrate import-associated zinc metallohydrolase lipoprotein — MRKTQIFITLVLLIVLQSCNTKEALIEGSDIDTSTPFLNSTDIWLRDNYTTPYNIEVLYNWNNSRVDYNRYLYPPTLENILPAMEAIKTIWLDTYNEVAGSDFVKKIAPREILMVGGINLNQSGTITLGLAEGGKRITFFNTDLVDLKDRASLTRFVATIQHEYCHIINQTVPFDEQAYKTITPSGYTAQWFNESIADSRELGFISAYARSNEVEDFAEMVTAMLSNDSVAYNNIIDAISSPQGKADIRAKEVIVANYFKSEFNLDIYELQRVAAENVLKVLN; from the coding sequence ATGAGAAAAACACAGATATTTATAACTTTAGTTTTATTAATTGTACTACAGTCTTGTAATACAAAAGAAGCGCTAATAGAAGGTAGTGATATAGACACCTCAACACCTTTTCTTAACTCAACAGATATATGGTTGAGAGATAATTACACTACTCCATACAATATAGAGGTATTATATAATTGGAATAATAGTAGAGTAGATTATAATAGATATTTATACCCTCCTACTTTAGAAAATATTTTACCAGCTATGGAAGCCATAAAAACAATATGGCTTGATACTTATAATGAAGTAGCTGGTAGTGATTTCGTTAAAAAAATAGCTCCTAGAGAAATTTTAATGGTAGGTGGTATTAATTTAAACCAGTCAGGTACTATAACATTAGGTTTAGCCGAAGGTGGAAAAAGAATTACTTTTTTTAACACTGATTTGGTAGATCTAAAAGACAGAGCTAGTTTAACCCGTTTTGTTGCAACAATACAACACGAATACTGTCATATAATAAATCAAACAGTCCCTTTTGATGAGCAAGCTTACAAAACAATCACTCCTTCTGGCTACACAGCTCAATGGTTTAATGAATCTATTGCTGATTCTAGAGAATTAGGTTTTATAAGTGCTTATGCAAGGTCTAATGAAGTAGAAGACTTTGCTGAAATGGTAACAGCAATGTTATCAAATGACAGTGTTGCTTACAACAACATTATTGATGCTATATCTAGCCCTCAAGGAAAAGCTGATATTAGAGCAAAAGAAGTAATCGTAGCTAACTATTTTAAATCAGAATTTAATCTTGATATCTACGAATTGCAAAGAGTTGCTGCTGAAAATGTTTTAAAAGTTTTAAATTAA
- the gldD gene encoding gliding motility lipoprotein GldD, with the protein MRKFLLLISVVLLISCGEDVLPKPRGYLSLEYPELGYNKLNKSRPYRFDVSKNAAIKSLPKNWLKIQYPELKASVHITYRPINNNLRELLIEAEKLVLEHTVKADNISWRDYADTDKKVYGKMCEISGNAASQIQFHVTDSTKHFLKGSLFFYTKPNYDSILPAVEYIKKDMIQMLETLEWER; encoded by the coding sequence ATGCGTAAATTTTTATTATTGATATCGGTAGTGTTATTAATAAGTTGTGGTGAGGATGTTTTACCAAAGCCTAGAGGGTATTTAAGTTTAGAATATCCTGAGTTGGGTTATAATAAATTAAATAAAAGTAGACCTTATCGTTTTGATGTATCAAAAAATGCTGCGATTAAAAGTTTACCAAAAAATTGGTTAAAAATTCAATATCCAGAGCTAAAAGCATCTGTTCATATTACATATCGACCAATCAATAACAACTTACGAGAGTTGTTAATTGAAGCAGAAAAACTAGTATTGGAACACACCGTTAAAGCAGATAATATTTCTTGGAGGGATTATGCTGATACTGATAAAAAGGTGTACGGGAAAATGTGTGAAATTTCGGGTAATGCCGCTTCACAAATACAGTTTCATGTTACTGATAGTACAAAACACTTTTTAAAAGGTTCACTGTTTTTTTATACCAAACCTAATTACGACTCTATTTTACCAGCTGTTGAATATATTAAGAAAGATATGATTCAAATGCTAGAAACCTTGGAATGGGAACGGTAA
- a CDS encoding cation transporter: MKIQKIVLALALVSFLAVGCKNEAKKEDVNKEQKTEVAANTKELSLNISGMTCEIGCAKKIASDLSKKEGVLDAKVVFNDSIATVKYDSNITNKTDLIAFVEGIGSGDMYKASETSKKACTAKTDAEKEACKKKAACKKGKTDEKACATDCKKECCAETTKA, from the coding sequence ATGAAAATTCAAAAAATAGTATTAGCCTTAGCCCTTGTTAGTTTTTTAGCAGTTGGATGTAAAAATGAAGCAAAGAAAGAAGATGTTAATAAAGAACAAAAAACTGAAGTTGCTGCTAACACAAAAGAACTTTCTTTAAACATTTCAGGAATGACTTGTGAAATAGGTTGTGCTAAGAAGATAGCTTCTGATTTATCAAAAAAAGAAGGAGTTCTAGATGCTAAAGTTGTATTTAATGATAGTATTGCTACCGTAAAATATGACAGTAACATTACGAATAAAACTGATTTAATTGCTTTTGTTGAAGGAATTGGTAGTGGTGACATGTATAAAGCTTCTGAAACAAGTAAAAAGGCATGTACAGCAAAAACTGATGCCGAAAAAGAAGCTTGCAAAAAGAAAGCAGCTTGTAAAAAAGGAAAAACTGACGAAAAAGCTTGTGCTACAGATTGTAAAAAAGAGTGTTGTGCTGAAACAACTAAAGCATAA
- a CDS encoding SusC/RagA family TonB-linked outer membrane protein: MHKITKTLILFFILAFQLTYGQENLTITGVVSDKAGPLPGVTVLIKGSTRGTETDFDGKFSIKAKLNDVLSFSFVGMATTEKVITSNTSINITMIEDMNILNEVEVVATGYDKINKKAFTGSAVSVGFADLKIDGITDISRMLEGKAAGVNIQNISGTFGAAPKITIRGSSSIFGNNSPLYVIDGVVQEDIVETNLDQLASGNAETLISSSIAGINANDIKKIDILKDASATSLYGARARNGVVVITTKSGRKESPMKISYSLEQTVRDIPSYSQYDILDSKENLSVLKELEAKGALELPSIAQARYGGIYYIMADRINTYDEATGKFLLENTPEAKNRFLQQYESANTNWFKQLFRQSLTQNHSLSLSGGGKNNAFYSSLSFFSDPGWSIAEKVSRLTFNVKNTFYLSDKLNVTLSSNASIRKQKAPGTFERQTDNFTGSSSRNFDINPFSYALNTSRTLRPRDNNGNLEYYRNNWADFNILEETKNNSIDLNLRDIKFQIDASYKFSDKITYDFNAAARYVNSTREHNVKERSNVVKAYNSNETTIVRDANIFLYQDPNNPDAIPVPVLPEGGIYTKNDNYLTTFYLRNSFSYNDTFNDKHNLNVLLGQEMRYVDRERNSFTGYGLQFDNGYVPFTDSRILDKLISEGGNYFNISQERERTVAFFGKASYGYDSKYIFSLTGRYDGSNRQGKSSSSRWLPTGSVSAKWNVSEEDFLANSNTISNLSLRSSYGLVATPGSATNAAAIFRSQITDRLLPGDRESYLNITELQNSELTWEKQYELNLGLDVGFMNNRVTLSADVYSRDIFDNIDFVRTSGIGGEFIKQGNNADVKVKGLELSLNTKNIVTDNFTWSSSFNFSYYDQEITKLQNRPIVFDLIDGTGGNIEGYPINAMFSFDFNGLDSQGYPTFKLPTNNNTSGGPDFQETENITDFLVYEGSVDPNISAGISNNFSYKNWNLNVLITGAGGNKIRLNPLYSNNYSDTNVFSKDIKNRWVLPGDENFTNIPVITGFDSNEGDPFRSSLSRLYNAYNYSTVRVADGDFVRMKNISLGYTFGKDVTDKLGLSSFNVKFQGTNLFLLYSDSRLNGQDPEFYNTGGVALPIRRQYTFSLNIGI, encoded by the coding sequence ATGCACAAAATTACAAAAACACTTATACTGTTTTTTATTTTAGCTTTCCAACTCACTTATGGGCAGGAAAATCTGACTATCACAGGTGTAGTCTCAGATAAAGCAGGACCTTTACCTGGAGTTACAGTTTTAATTAAAGGTAGTACTAGAGGTACCGAAACTGATTTTGATGGAAAGTTCTCCATTAAAGCAAAACTAAACGACGTACTATCTTTTAGCTTTGTAGGAATGGCAACTACCGAAAAAGTGATCACCTCTAATACTTCTATTAACATCACAATGATTGAGGATATGAACATCCTTAATGAAGTAGAAGTCGTAGCTACAGGTTACGATAAAATTAATAAAAAAGCTTTTACAGGTTCCGCTGTTTCTGTTGGTTTTGCTGATTTGAAGATTGATGGAATCACGGATATTTCTCGTATGCTAGAAGGTAAAGCAGCAGGGGTAAATATTCAAAATATTTCTGGAACATTTGGTGCCGCTCCAAAAATTACGATTAGAGGGTCTTCTTCTATCTTTGGTAATAACAGCCCACTCTATGTAATTGATGGTGTTGTACAAGAAGATATCGTTGAAACAAATCTAGATCAATTAGCATCAGGTAATGCAGAAACATTAATCAGCTCATCTATTGCTGGAATTAATGCTAATGATATTAAAAAAATTGATATTTTAAAAGATGCTTCAGCAACTTCTCTTTATGGAGCAAGAGCTAGAAATGGAGTAGTTGTAATTACAACTAAATCAGGACGAAAAGAAAGTCCTATGAAAATATCTTATTCTTTAGAACAAACTGTTAGAGACATACCTAGTTACTCGCAATACGACATATTAGACTCTAAAGAAAACTTAAGTGTTTTAAAAGAACTAGAAGCTAAAGGTGCTTTAGAATTACCAAGTATTGCTCAAGCTAGATATGGTGGAATCTACTATATAATGGCTGACAGGATAAATACTTATGACGAAGCTACAGGGAAATTTTTATTAGAGAATACTCCTGAAGCTAAAAATCGTTTTTTACAACAATATGAATCGGCAAACACGAATTGGTTTAAACAACTATTTAGACAATCGTTAACTCAAAATCATTCTTTAAGTTTAAGTGGTGGTGGAAAGAATAACGCTTTCTATTCTTCATTAAGTTTCTTTTCAGATCCAGGATGGTCTATTGCTGAAAAAGTAAGTAGATTAACATTTAATGTAAAGAATACATTTTACCTTTCTGATAAACTTAACGTTACACTATCATCTAATGCTTCTATAAGAAAACAAAAAGCACCTGGTACTTTCGAAAGACAAACAGATAATTTTACAGGAAGTTCTTCTAGAAATTTTGACATCAACCCTTTTAGCTACGCCTTAAACACTTCAAGAACTTTAAGACCTAGAGATAATAATGGTAATTTAGAGTATTACAGAAACAACTGGGCTGATTTTAATATTTTAGAAGAAACTAAAAACAACTCTATAGACCTTAATTTAAGAGATATAAAGTTTCAAATAGATGCTTCTTATAAGTTTTCTGATAAAATAACATATGATTTTAATGCTGCTGCTAGATATGTAAACAGTACTAGAGAACATAACGTTAAAGAAAGATCTAATGTTGTAAAGGCTTACAACTCTAATGAGACTACTATTGTAAGAGATGCTAACATTTTTTTATATCAAGACCCTAACAATCCTGATGCAATCCCTGTACCTGTACTTCCAGAAGGAGGTATTTACACCAAAAATGATAATTACTTAACAACATTTTATTTAAGAAATAGTTTTTCTTATAATGATACATTTAATGACAAACACAACTTAAATGTTTTATTAGGTCAAGAAATGAGATATGTAGACAGGGAAAGAAATAGCTTTACAGGTTATGGTTTACAATTTGACAACGGATATGTTCCTTTTACTGATTCTAGAATCTTAGATAAACTAATATCTGAAGGAGGGAATTACTTTAATATCTCTCAAGAAAGAGAAAGAACTGTAGCTTTTTTTGGAAAAGCATCATATGGTTATGATAGTAAATATATATTTTCTTTAACAGGAAGATATGATGGATCAAATAGACAAGGTAAAAGCTCAAGTTCTAGATGGCTACCTACAGGGTCTGTTAGTGCAAAATGGAATGTTAGCGAAGAGGATTTCTTAGCAAACTCAAATACTATCAGTAATTTAAGTTTAAGATCATCATATGGTCTTGTTGCAACACCTGGTTCTGCAACTAATGCTGCTGCAATATTTCGTAGTCAAATAACTGATAGATTATTACCTGGAGACAGAGAAAGTTATTTGAATATAACTGAATTACAAAATTCAGAATTAACATGGGAAAAGCAATATGAACTTAACCTAGGACTAGATGTAGGTTTTATGAATAATAGAGTTACTTTATCTGCTGATGTATATTCAAGAGATATTTTTGACAACATTGACTTTGTAAGAACTTCAGGAATTGGTGGAGAATTTATAAAACAAGGAAATAATGCTGATGTAAAAGTAAAAGGTTTGGAACTTAGTTTAAACACAAAAAACATTGTTACAGATAACTTTACATGGTCAAGTTCTTTCAATTTCTCTTATTACGATCAAGAAATTACGAAATTACAAAATCGTCCAATTGTTTTCGATTTAATTGACGGTACTGGTGGTAACATAGAAGGATATCCAATAAACGCAATGTTCTCATTTGATTTTAATGGGTTAGACAGCCAAGGATATCCTACTTTTAAATTACCAACTAATAACAATACTAGCGGAGGTCCTGATTTTCAAGAAACAGAAAACATTACTGATTTCTTAGTTTATGAAGGATCGGTTGACCCTAATATTTCTGCTGGAATTTCAAACAACTTCTCTTATAAGAATTGGAACTTAAACGTTTTAATAACTGGTGCCGGAGGTAATAAAATAAGATTAAACCCTTTATATTCGAATAACTACTCTGATACAAACGTTTTTTCTAAAGACATAAAAAACAGATGGGTACTACCTGGAGATGAAAACTTTACAAACATCCCTGTAATTACAGGATTTGATTCAAATGAAGGAGACCCATTTAGAAGCTCATTAAGCAGACTTTACAATGCTTATAACTACTCTACGGTAAGAGTAGCTGATGGAGATTTTGTTAGAATGAAAAACATCTCTTTAGGATATACATTTGGTAAAGATGTAACAGATAAATTAGGTTTATCAAGTTTTAACGTTAAATTTCAAGGAACAAACTTATTTTTATTGTATTCTGACTCTAGATTAAACGGACAGGATCCTGAATTTTATAATACTGGTGGTGTAGCTCTTCCTATAAGAAGACAGTATACTTTTTCTTTAAATATTGGTATATAA
- a CDS encoding single-stranded DNA-binding protein gives MAGTINKVILIGHLGDELKMHYFEGGNSVGRFPLATNETYTNRQTGEKITNVEWHNIVVRNKLAEICEKYLTKGDKVYCEGRIKTRQYEVDGQKRYATEIQVQEMTFLSTKKDPNNTPSNINPIEKNTETFNITPQKEDDLPF, from the coding sequence ATGGCGGGAACAATAAATAAAGTTATTTTAATAGGTCATTTAGGTGATGAATTAAAAATGCATTATTTTGAAGGAGGTAACTCAGTTGGTCGTTTTCCTTTAGCTACTAACGAAACATATACCAATCGCCAAACAGGAGAAAAAATAACGAATGTAGAGTGGCATAATATTGTGGTGCGTAATAAATTAGCTGAAATTTGTGAAAAATATTTAACAAAAGGAGATAAAGTTTATTGTGAGGGCCGTATAAAAACACGTCAATATGAGGTAGATGGGCAAAAACGATATGCAACAGAAATTCAGGTGCAAGAGATGACTTTTTTATCAACAAAAAAGGATCCTAATAATACACCATCTAATATTAATCCTATTGAAAAAAATACCGAAACATTTAATATTACTCCTCAAAAAGAAGATGATTTACCATTTTAG
- a CDS encoding RagB/SusD family nutrient uptake outer membrane protein, with protein sequence MLKNKIKFLFLSLTFSFLSCSDYLSEQPDNRTLIDSKEKISSLLIGAYPAGNYQLMAELMSDNVSEKVITGGDQIDLEMYQWLDTNSDNRDTPAAYWNNCYKAISQANQALASSNELLASNPEAILNGSLDLRAQMAEARIARAYAHFMLVNFWAKPYDPATASSDLGIPYVLEPETNLIKEYKRNSIEEVYNLIENDLLLGLVSLENTYEEPKFHFTKDAANAFAARFFLYKGDWAKAIEHANKVISNPSSEIRDMIANGNLTYSQNQRNYASALEATNLLIGSTSSLWARKFAGSRFGLSNSKANQLFFGGSGNPFGKGWAYGVFGNDQVFNLPKYEEYFKITNQSAGIGQPFLGIVLFDKDEVLLNRAEAYAMMGNYASSLNDLNTFLSKKTSGHDPLTDLLTEDILTTIYPVIADEYTPFYTLTDKQSSFIKGIAEYRRREYYHEGLRWFDVKRYQLEVTHIFNDSPIVLAKKDNRKELQIPQTAQNFGVSPNPR encoded by the coding sequence ATGTTAAAAAATAAAATAAAATTTCTTTTTTTATCACTAACTTTTTCTTTTTTAAGTTGTAGTGATTATTTATCAGAACAACCCGACAATAGGACATTGATTGATTCTAAAGAAAAAATATCATCTTTATTAATTGGTGCATATCCAGCAGGAAATTACCAGTTAATGGCAGAACTAATGTCTGATAATGTAAGTGAAAAAGTGATCACTGGAGGTGATCAAATTGATCTTGAAATGTATCAATGGCTAGACACAAACTCAGATAATAGAGATACACCTGCTGCCTACTGGAATAACTGCTACAAAGCTATATCGCAAGCAAATCAGGCATTAGCTTCAAGTAATGAGCTTTTAGCATCAAATCCAGAAGCAATTCTTAATGGTAGTTTAGATTTAAGAGCACAAATGGCTGAAGCTAGAATAGCTAGAGCTTATGCACATTTTATGCTAGTAAACTTTTGGGCTAAACCTTATGATCCAGCTACAGCGTCATCAGATTTAGGTATTCCTTACGTTTTAGAGCCTGAAACTAATTTAATTAAAGAATACAAGAGAAACTCTATTGAAGAAGTATATAACTTAATAGAAAATGATTTATTACTAGGTCTAGTATCTTTAGAAAATACTTATGAGGAGCCAAAATTTCATTTCACAAAAGATGCTGCAAATGCTTTTGCTGCTAGATTTTTTCTATACAAAGGTGATTGGGCAAAGGCTATTGAACATGCTAACAAAGTAATTTCAAACCCATCTTCTGAGATTAGGGATATGATTGCTAACGGTAACTTAACCTATAGTCAAAATCAAAGAAATTACGCAAGTGCTCTTGAAGCGACTAATTTATTAATTGGATCAACATCTTCTTTATGGGCAAGAAAATTTGCTGGTTCACGTTTTGGACTTAGTAACTCTAAAGCAAATCAATTGTTCTTCGGTGGTTCAGGTAACCCTTTTGGAAAAGGTTGGGCATACGGTGTTTTTGGAAACGACCAAGTGTTTAACTTACCTAAATATGAAGAGTACTTTAAAATAACGAATCAAAGCGCTGGTATTGGACAACCTTTTCTTGGTATCGTTTTATTTGATAAAGATGAAGTTTTATTAAACAGAGCAGAAGCTTATGCTATGATGGGAAATTACGCTAGCTCTTTAAACGATTTAAATACTTTTTTAAGTAAAAAAACGTCAGGTCATGATCCTTTAACAGATCTTCTAACTGAAGATATACTAACTACTATTTATCCTGTAATTGCTGATGAATACACTCCTTTTTATACACTTACAGATAAGCAATCTTCATTTATAAAAGGAATAGCTGAATATAGAAGAAGAGAGTATTATCATGAAGGATTAAGATGGTTTGATGTAAAAAGGTATCAATTAGAAGTAACCCACATATTTAATGATTCTCCTATTGTTTTAGCTAAAAAAGATAATAGAAAAGAATTACAAATTCCTCAAACAGCACAAAATTTTGGAGTTTCACCTAACCCTAGATAA
- a CDS encoding heme A synthase has protein sequence MKKHFPLIVKISLISVYLIFLAGSVVRMTGSGMGCPDWPKCFGYYIPPTSEEQITWLPNTDYEEGMIIVKNEKLFVAENDIKTTNEFNNNNWTTYTKHSYAKFNKLHTWTEYINRLSSALAGIPFLFLVFVSTKFWREKKLITLLSFGAFFLMLFEAWLGKTVVDTNLKPTIITIHMVAGLVIVALLLWLLFIVSDRKKTTYKHNSLLSKLVIISAVFSLIQIALGTQVRQFIDEQVKLFGFDNKHYSLMNPNFKFYFHRSFTIAIVLVNLGIFYLNQIKGLGYKLINWIVFLISLETVTGILMYYAEFPLGTQAIHLLSGAILFGLQFYLWLQSRKV, from the coding sequence ATGAAAAAACACTTTCCGCTCATAGTAAAAATCAGTTTAATTTCTGTGTATCTTATTTTTTTAGCAGGCTCAGTAGTTCGTATGACAGGTTCTGGAATGGGATGTCCTGATTGGCCAAAGTGTTTTGGGTATTATATTCCCCCAACCTCTGAAGAGCAAATTACTTGGCTACCGAATACGGATTATGAAGAAGGAATGATTATTGTTAAAAATGAGAAATTATTTGTTGCTGAAAACGATATAAAAACCACAAATGAATTTAATAATAATAACTGGACAACATACACGAAGCACAGTTATGCAAAATTCAATAAATTGCATACCTGGACAGAATATATCAATAGGTTATCATCTGCTTTAGCTGGAATTCCGTTTTTGTTTCTAGTTTTTGTTTCTACTAAATTTTGGAGAGAGAAAAAGCTAATCACATTATTATCATTCGGAGCTTTCTTTTTAATGCTTTTTGAAGCTTGGTTAGGAAAAACAGTTGTTGATACGAATTTAAAACCAACCATTATCACTATTCATATGGTAGCTGGCTTGGTAATTGTTGCCTTGTTATTGTGGTTACTATTTATTGTTTCTGATCGTAAAAAAACAACTTATAAGCATAACTCTTTACTTAGCAAATTAGTAATTATTTCTGCAGTTTTTTCACTCATTCAAATTGCTTTAGGAACTCAAGTTCGACAGTTTATTGATGAACAGGTAAAACTTTTTGGTTTCGATAACAAACACTACAGTTTAATGAATCCTAATTTTAAATTCTACTTTCACCGTTCATTTACTATTGCAATTGTACTTGTAAACTTAGGCATATTTTACTTAAATCAGATTAAAGGTTTAGGTTACAAATTAATAAATTGGATTGTTTTCTTGATTTCACTAGAAACCGTTACAGGTATTTTAATGTATTATGCCGAATTCCCTTTAGGAACTCAAGCAATACATTTACTCTCTGGAGCAATTTTATTTGGATTGCAATTTTATTTATGGTTGCAAAGTAGAAAGGTTTAA
- the gldE gene encoding gliding motility-associated protein GldE, with translation MDTDPNSLFLALPNIDLLTMVNSLVLLFLLVLSALVSGAEVAFFSISKTQLDALSSSSKEENTVVKLLKNPKKLLGTILITNNFINILIVLLFSSIGKVLFSGLDYQLDLYLFKVSVLFLIEIVLITFLILLFGEVLPKVYATRKSMLFASFMAKPIKALSFFLTPLSTPLIRLTSVVENKLGNKNNNLSVERLSQALELTSSGATTKEEQKILEGIVSFGNTETVQIMKPRTDVCAIADDTSYEEVLKIILKNGYSRIPVYHENVDNIRGVLYAKDLLAYLNEKNFKWQKLLREAFFVPENKKLDDLLSEFQEMKKHLAIVVDEYGGTSGIVTLEDVIEEIVGDINDEFDDDDLTYSKIDENNYIFEGKITIRDFCRVLDDDEEEKFEEAKGESETLAGFILEVFGKFPKKGEKINFSIYTFTIEALDKKRIKQVKTTRNA, from the coding sequence TTGGATACAGACCCCAACTCCTTGTTTTTAGCGTTACCAAACATTGATTTATTGACTATGGTCAATAGTTTAGTGTTACTTTTTTTATTAGTTTTATCTGCTTTAGTTTCTGGAGCTGAAGTAGCTTTTTTTTCTATTTCAAAAACCCAGCTAGATGCTCTTTCATCTTCATCAAAAGAAGAAAATACGGTTGTAAAACTCCTTAAAAACCCTAAAAAACTACTAGGTACAATTTTAATAACAAATAACTTTATTAATATTCTTATTGTATTGCTTTTTTCTAGTATTGGAAAAGTGTTATTTTCTGGACTAGATTATCAGTTAGATTTATACCTGTTTAAGGTATCTGTACTTTTTTTAATTGAAATTGTATTAATCACTTTTTTAATTTTATTATTCGGAGAGGTATTACCAAAAGTATATGCAACAAGAAAATCGATGCTGTTTGCTAGCTTTATGGCAAAGCCTATAAAAGCTTTAAGTTTTTTTTTAACACCTTTAAGTACACCGCTTATAAGATTAACTAGTGTAGTTGAAAATAAGCTAGGAAATAAAAACAATAATCTTTCAGTAGAACGCTTATCGCAAGCCTTAGAATTAACTTCTAGTGGAGCAACTACAAAAGAAGAACAAAAAATTTTAGAAGGAATTGTAAGTTTTGGAAATACAGAAACTGTACAAATTATGAAGCCAAGAACGGATGTTTGTGCTATTGCAGATGATACATCATACGAGGAGGTTTTAAAAATAATTTTAAAAAACGGATATTCAAGAATTCCTGTGTATCACGAAAATGTAGACAATATTAGAGGTGTTTTATATGCAAAAGATTTATTGGCTTATTTAAACGAAAAGAATTTTAAATGGCAAAAATTGCTACGAGAAGCCTTTTTTGTTCCTGAAAATAAAAAATTAGACGACTTGTTAAGTGAATTTCAAGAAATGAAAAAACACCTAGCAATTGTTGTTGACGAATATGGTGGGACTAGTGGAATTGTAACTTTAGAAGATGTTATAGAGGAGATTGTGGGTGATATAAATGATGAATTTGATGATGATGATTTAACGTATTCTAAGATTGATGAGAATAACTATATTTTTGAAGGAAAGATTACTATTAGAGACTTTTGTCGAGTATTAGATGATGATGAGGAAGAGAAATTTGAAGAAGCAAAAGGAGAGAGTGAAACCTTAGCAGGTTTTATTTTAGAAGTATTTGGTAAGTTTCCTAAAAAAGGAGAGAAAATAAACTTTAGTATTTATACGTTTACTATTGAAGCGTTAGATAAAAAGCGTATAAAACAAGTAAAAACAACAAGGAATGCGTAA
- the mutY gene encoding A/G-specific adenine glycosylase has translation MNEQLLTWYFNNKRDLPWRKTKDPYFVWLSEIMLQQTRVAQGLPYFLTFTRTFETVFDLAKAEESKVLKLWQGLGYYSRARNLHFTAKYIANELNGVFPKNYKELLKLKGVGDYTASAIASICYDEPVAVVDGNVYRVLSRYFGISTPINSAKGIKEFKELAQTLIDESQPGTYNQAIMDFGALQCKPQNPLCDCCPLSNSCIALEKKQVKELPVKEKKIKIKKRYFNFLVTVTANNKTIIEEREGKGIWQGLYQFPLIETQESISEIDLVSNEQFSLLFPEETLVSLFNAKEIVHKLSHQHLFTKFWVVKIENVQKKTVSWDVIKEFPVPVLIDNFLNDFLNKR, from the coding sequence ATGAACGAGCAGCTTTTAACATGGTATTTTAACAATAAAAGGGATTTGCCTTGGCGTAAAACTAAGGATCCGTATTTTGTTTGGTTGAGCGAAATTATGCTTCAGCAAACGAGAGTTGCACAAGGTTTACCTTATTTTTTAACGTTTACAAGAACGTTTGAAACTGTATTCGATTTGGCAAAAGCTGAAGAGAGTAAAGTGCTTAAACTATGGCAAGGATTAGGATATTATTCAAGAGCCAGGAATTTACATTTTACAGCAAAGTATATTGCGAATGAGCTTAATGGAGTTTTTCCAAAGAATTATAAAGAATTATTGAAGTTAAAAGGAGTAGGAGATTATACAGCTTCTGCGATAGCATCAATTTGTTATGATGAGCCAGTTGCTGTTGTTGATGGTAATGTATATAGGGTTTTGTCTCGTTATTTTGGAATTAGCACTCCAATTAATTCAGCAAAAGGAATAAAAGAATTTAAAGAGTTGGCGCAAACATTAATTGATGAATCTCAACCAGGCACCTATAATCAGGCTATTATGGATTTTGGTGCATTACAATGTAAGCCTCAGAATCCGTTATGCGATTGTTGTCCATTATCTAATAGTTGTATTGCTTTAGAAAAAAAACAAGTTAAAGAGCTTCCTGTAAAAGAGAAAAAAATTAAAATTAAAAAAAGATATTTTAATTTTTTAGTTACAGTTACAGCGAATAATAAAACAATTATTGAAGAAAGAGAAGGAAAAGGAATTTGGCAAGGCTTATATCAATTTCCACTTATAGAAACTCAAGAGTCAATTTCTGAAATAGATTTGGTTTCTAATGAGCAGTTTTCTTTACTTTTCCCTGAAGAAACATTAGTGTCGTTATTTAATGCAAAAGAGATAGTTCATAAGCTTTCACATCAACATTTGTTTACAAAATTTTGGGTTGTAAAAATTGAAAATGTACAAAAGAAAACTGTTTCTTGGGATGTAATTAAGGAGTTTCCAGTACCAGTATTAATAGATAATTTTTTAAACGATTTTTTAAACAAGAGATAG